The Rhodoferax sediminis genome has a segment encoding these proteins:
- a CDS encoding tetratricopeptide repeat protein encodes MVRMKRFNCLARHLVLAALAAIALAARAESPADNTPAPPPVNSAMDANLFYQLLLGDIKVEEGEPGAGYSLILDAARKTNDAALYQRAVNIALQARSGESALQAARAWKQAQPRSRQANRLVLQILVALNRIDDSTAPLKAEIAMATPDKRNAAISAIPRIYARASDKKLAASVVEKALADELAQPATGAAAWTTVGSMRLAADDTAGALDAARRGQALDPKSEGPALLALEMMGSKVPPAEPIVRKYLDEGTPAPEVRMAYVRVLLDAQRYPEAGQQLQILTTSQPDFAQAWLVQGALQEQDKQSSAAEASLKHYVDLIKAQKQGEDRERGLVPAYLSLSQIAEKRSDYPAAQAWLDRIDNSQDLVSVQSQRASILARQGKLDDGLALIRSTPERTPDDARAKLMAEVQLLRDNKKYKAAYDLLGTASAQAPQDTGLIYDQAMLAEKLNHAADMERLLRQLIALKPDDPQAYNALGYSLADRGERLPEAKQLIQKALEYAPSDPFIIDSLGWVEFRMGNKEEAARLLEGAYKTRPDTEIAAHLGEVLWSLGQRERALSVWKQGQLADANNETLQATLKRLRVKL; translated from the coding sequence ATGGTTCGGATGAAGCGATTTAACTGCCTTGCACGCCATCTCGTACTAGCCGCACTGGCGGCAATCGCCCTGGCGGCGCGGGCCGAAAGCCCCGCGGACAACACCCCTGCGCCGCCGCCCGTCAACTCGGCGATGGACGCAAATCTGTTTTACCAGCTTCTGCTGGGAGATATCAAGGTCGAAGAGGGCGAGCCTGGGGCGGGCTACTCCCTGATCCTCGACGCTGCACGCAAAACCAACGATGCGGCGCTGTACCAGCGCGCCGTGAACATTGCCCTGCAGGCCCGCTCCGGCGAATCGGCGCTACAGGCGGCCCGCGCCTGGAAACAGGCCCAGCCCCGGTCGCGCCAGGCCAACCGGCTGGTGCTGCAGATCCTGGTTGCGCTGAACCGCATCGACGACAGCACGGCGCCGCTCAAGGCCGAGATTGCAATGGCCACCCCGGACAAGCGCAACGCTGCCATATCGGCCATTCCACGCATCTATGCGCGCGCGTCCGACAAAAAATTGGCCGCCAGCGTGGTGGAAAAGGCGTTGGCCGACGAGCTGGCCCAGCCGGCAACGGGGGCCGCGGCCTGGACGACGGTTGGCAGCATGCGGCTCGCGGCCGACGACACGGCAGGCGCACTGGATGCGGCACGCCGCGGGCAGGCCCTGGACCCGAAGTCTGAAGGCCCCGCCCTGCTGGCCCTTGAGATGATGGGCTCCAAAGTGCCGCCGGCCGAGCCCATCGTGCGCAAATATCTCGACGAGGGCACCCCCGCGCCCGAGGTGCGCATGGCCTACGTGCGCGTGCTGCTCGATGCCCAGCGCTACCCTGAGGCCGGCCAGCAATTGCAGATCCTGACCACCTCGCAGCCCGATTTTGCGCAAGCCTGGCTGGTCCAGGGCGCGCTGCAGGAACAGGACAAGCAGAGCAGCGCCGCCGAAGCCTCCCTGAAGCATTACGTGGATTTGATCAAGGCACAAAAGCAGGGCGAAGACCGCGAGCGCGGCCTGGTGCCGGCCTACCTGTCGCTATCGCAGATCGCCGAGAAGCGCAGCGACTATCCGGCGGCTCAGGCCTGGCTCGACCGGATTGACAATTCACAGGATCTGGTCAGCGTGCAAAGCCAGCGCGCGTCGATTCTGGCCAGGCAGGGCAAACTCGACGATGGGCTCGCGCTGATCCGCAGCACACCCGAGCGCACGCCCGACGACGCCAGAGCGAAACTCATGGCCGAGGTGCAATTGCTGCGCGACAACAAGAAATACAAGGCCGCCTACGATTTGCTCGGGACCGCCTCGGCACAGGCCCCCCAGGACACCGGCCTGATCTATGACCAGGCCATGCTGGCGGAAAAGCTGAACCATGCGGCCGATATGGAACGGCTGCTGCGCCAGCTCATCGCCCTCAAACCGGACGACCCTCAGGCCTACAACGCCCTGGGTTATTCGCTGGCCGATCGCGGCGAGCGCCTGCCCGAGGCCAAGCAGCTGATTCAAAAGGCGCTGGAATACGCGCCCAGCGACCCCTTCATCATCGACAGCCTGGGCTGGGTCGAATTTCGCATGGGCAACAAGGAAGAGGCCGCGCGCCTTCTGGAGGGTGCCTACAAGACCAGACCCGATACCGAAATCGCGGCCCATCTGGGTGAAGTCCTGTGGAGCCTGGGGCAGCGCGAGCGCGCCCTCTCCGTCTGGAAGCAGGGGCAGCTTGCCGATGCCAACAACGAAACACTGCAGGCCACGCTCAAGCGCCTGCGCGTGAAACTGTGA